Proteins encoded together in one Pseudomonas sp. ADAK13 window:
- a CDS encoding c-type cytochrome: MKQIIALLTLLLALPANAAQLTVELDHASKTWETTELLKRPDVQTVQVVDDVSYKRNMTYRAVPLAALLPGIKPENHLQAVALDGFAAELTAAPLLSKSGARAWLAVEDPAHPWPPLADGKPSAGPFYLVWTDPQAGNISPEQWPFQISGIKQLKTVAERFPALLPDPKLAANDPVNQGFALFQKNCLACHRLNGAGDAQVGPDLNIPYNPTEYFAGDFLKRYIRDPQSMRHWPQAKMPAFAASVLPDADLDLLVGYLKHMAGRKQP, encoded by the coding sequence TTGAAACAGATCATCGCCCTCCTGACCCTGCTGCTGGCCCTGCCGGCGAACGCCGCGCAATTGACCGTCGAGCTGGATCACGCCAGCAAAACCTGGGAAACAACCGAACTGCTCAAGCGCCCGGATGTGCAGACGGTGCAGGTCGTTGATGACGTTTCCTACAAGCGCAACATGACTTATCGCGCGGTGCCGCTGGCGGCGCTGTTGCCGGGCATCAAGCCGGAAAATCATCTGCAGGCGGTGGCCCTCGACGGCTTTGCCGCTGAACTGACGGCGGCGCCGCTGCTGTCAAAAAGCGGTGCACGGGCATGGTTGGCCGTGGAAGATCCGGCGCATCCATGGCCGCCGCTGGCAGATGGCAAACCCAGCGCCGGGCCTTTTTATCTGGTGTGGACGGACCCGCAGGCGGGAAATATCAGCCCTGAGCAATGGCCGTTTCAGATCTCCGGGATCAAGCAGTTGAAGACAGTCGCGGAGCGCTTTCCAGCGTTACTGCCGGACCCGAAGCTGGCGGCGAATGACCCGGTGAATCAAGGTTTCGCGCTGTTCCAGAAGAACTGCCTGGCGTGTCATCGCCTGAACGGTGCCGGCGATGCGCAAGTGGGGCCGGACCTGAATATTCCTTACAACCCCACCGAATATTTCGCCGGGGATTTCCTCAAGCGCTACATCCGCGACCCGCAAAGCATGCGGCATTGGCCGCAGGCGAAGATGCCGGCGTTTGCTGCCAGTGTGCTGCCGGATGCGGACCTGGACCTGCTGGTGGGGTATTTGAAGCATATGGCAGGCAGAAAGCAGCCTTAA
- a CDS encoding transglutaminase family protein, with protein sequence MRLSISHETTYHYEDQVRASIQYLRLTPHDSERQHVLSWQLDLPRPVRAQLDPFGNILHVLTLDEPHEAIIIGARGQVDIDELREAEHESQSAFPFLRCTRLTEPDDALRSFAEKHCHQRRDRSALIDLMHALNQYMTYSPGSTEVDTCAAKAFAGRAGVCQDHTHAFLACARSLGIPARYVSGYLYSEDCEHLASHAWAEAWLDDAWYSFDVTNQLARPERHLKLAVGLDYLDACPVRGMRRGGGHEQMHAKVFVAPTPVISVQQQ encoded by the coding sequence ATGAGACTTTCCATCAGCCACGAAACCACCTACCACTACGAAGACCAGGTGCGTGCCAGCATCCAGTACCTGCGCCTCACGCCCCATGACAGCGAGCGCCAGCACGTCCTCAGCTGGCAGTTGGACCTGCCTCGGCCGGTGCGGGCGCAACTGGATCCGTTCGGCAATATCCTGCACGTGTTGACCCTGGACGAACCCCATGAAGCCATCATCATTGGGGCCCGTGGCCAGGTGGATATCGACGAATTGCGCGAGGCCGAGCATGAAAGCCAGTCGGCCTTCCCGTTCCTGCGCTGCACCCGGTTGACCGAACCGGACGACGCCCTGCGCAGCTTTGCCGAAAAACACTGCCACCAGCGTCGCGACCGCAGTGCGTTGATCGACCTGATGCACGCGCTGAACCAGTACATGACCTATTCGCCGGGCTCCACTGAAGTCGACACCTGCGCCGCCAAGGCCTTTGCCGGGCGCGCCGGGGTGTGCCAGGACCACACCCACGCCTTCCTCGCCTGCGCCCGCAGCCTGGGCATTCCGGCGCGTTATGTGTCGGGGTATTTGTACAGCGAAGATTGCGAGCACCTGGCCAGTCACGCCTGGGCCGAAGCCTGGCTGGATGACGCCTGGTACAGCTTTGACGTGACGAACCAACTGGCCCGACCGGAGCGGCATTTGAAATTGGCGGTAGGCCTGGATTACCTCGACGCCTGCCCGGTGCGGGGCATGCGCCGTGGGGGAGGGCATGAGCAGATGCATGCCAAGGTATTTGTGGCGCCGACACCGGTGATTTCGGTGCAGCAGCAGTAG
- a CDS encoding alpha-E domain-containing protein, with product MLSRTASDLYWMSRYLERAENLARMLDVSYSLSLMPQDGRGDGLHELAMPLLITGTLDDYRERHGELHAERLLHFFALDAANPASIYSCLGAARASAHAVRGRITADMWENINATWLEIRDIAQQGLSRYGMSRFCEWVKERSHLFRGATYGTIMRNDAFRFIRLGTFIERADNTLRLLDARYEMAGDQAEAVTDGTAHAYYQWSALLRALSSFEAYTEIYRDAPGARQVAELLLLRADVPRSLRACSEEIDQILGSLPGINGRPAQRLAAEMDARLRYTAIDEILKEGLHAWLTDFIPLVRELGDAIYSSYLEAA from the coding sequence ATGTTGAGTAGAACTGCCTCGGATTTGTATTGGATGTCGCGCTACCTGGAGCGCGCGGAAAACCTCGCGCGCATGCTCGATGTCAGTTATTCGCTGTCGCTGATGCCCCAGGACGGGCGCGGTGATGGCCTGCATGAACTGGCGATGCCCCTGCTGATCACCGGCACCCTCGACGATTACCGCGAGCGCCACGGTGAACTGCATGCGGAACGCCTGCTGCACTTCTTCGCCCTGGATGCTGCCAACCCGGCCAGCATCTACAGTTGCCTCGGCGCTGCACGCGCCAGTGCCCATGCCGTGCGTGGGCGAATCACCGCCGACATGTGGGAAAACATCAACGCCACCTGGCTGGAAATTCGCGACATCGCCCAGCAAGGCCTGAGTCGCTACGGCATGAGCCGGTTCTGCGAATGGGTCAAGGAGCGGTCCCACCTGTTTCGGGGTGCCACCTACGGCACCATCATGCGCAACGACGCGTTTCGCTTCATTCGTCTGGGCACGTTTATCGAAAGGGCCGACAACACCTTGCGCCTGTTGGATGCCCGCTACGAGATGGCCGGCGACCAGGCCGAAGCGGTCACCGATGGCACCGCCCACGCCTACTATCAGTGGAGTGCATTGCTGCGGGCCTTGTCGTCGTTCGAGGCCTACACCGAAATCTACCGTGACGCCCCCGGCGCCCGCCAAGTCGCCGAGCTGTTGCTGCTGCGCGCCGATGTCCCGCGTTCGCTGCGGGCGTGCAGTGAAGAGATCGACCAGATCCTTGGCAGCCTGCCCGGCATCAACGGTCGCCCGGCCCAGCGCCTGGCGGCCGAGATGGACGCGCGCCTGCGCTATACCGCCATCGACGAAATTCTCAAGGAAGGCCTGCACGCTTGGCTGACCGACTTCATCCCACTCGTGCGCGAGCTGGGTGACGCTATTTACAGTTCCTACCTGGAGGCGGCATGA
- a CDS encoding circularly permuted type 2 ATP-grasp protein, whose protein sequence is MIRTYYDEMYDGAGQVRPHYREFARWLAETPPELLAQRRREADLLFHRAGITFTLYGDEQGTERLIPFDTIPRSIPASEWRIVERGCIQRVKALNMFLADLYHEQRIIKAGIIPAEQVLANEQYQLAMQGLDLHRDIYSHISGVDLVRDGDGTYYVLEDNLRTPSGVSYMLEDRKMMMRLFPELFAAQRIAPIDHYPNLLLDTLKSSSPLDNPSVVVLTPGRFNSAFFEHAFLAREMGVELVEGADLFVRDDRVFMRTTDGPKAVDVIYRRLDDAFLDPLAFNPDSMLGVPGLLAAYRSGNVVLANAIGTGVADDKSVYPFVTEMIRFYLDEEPILKNVPTFQCRNPSELSHVLANLPELVVKETQGSGGYGMLVGPAASAAEIEAFRARIKAKPHAYIAQPTLCLSTCPTFVENGIAPRHIDLRPFVLQGKETRVVPGGLTRVALREGSLVVNSSQGGGTKDTWVVED, encoded by the coding sequence ATGATCCGCACTTATTATGATGAGATGTACGACGGGGCAGGGCAGGTGCGCCCCCATTACCGCGAGTTCGCCCGCTGGTTGGCCGAGACGCCCCCTGAATTACTGGCCCAGCGCCGGCGCGAAGCCGATTTGCTGTTTCACCGGGCCGGCATCACGTTCACTCTGTATGGCGACGAGCAAGGCACCGAGCGCCTGATCCCCTTCGACACGATCCCCCGCAGCATCCCGGCCAGTGAATGGCGGATCGTCGAGCGCGGCTGCATTCAGCGGGTCAAGGCGCTGAACATGTTCCTCGCCGACCTATACCACGAACAACGCATCATCAAGGCCGGGATCATCCCCGCCGAGCAAGTCCTGGCCAACGAGCAGTACCAGTTGGCGATGCAGGGCCTGGACCTGCACCGCGACATCTATTCCCACATCTCCGGCGTCGACCTCGTACGCGATGGCGACGGCACTTACTACGTCCTCGAAGACAACCTGCGCACCCCCAGCGGCGTCAGCTACATGCTCGAAGACCGCAAAATGATGATGCGCCTGTTCCCCGAACTGTTTGCCGCCCAGCGCATCGCGCCGATCGATCACTACCCCAACTTGTTGCTCGACACCCTGAAAAGCTCCAGCCCGCTGGATAACCCCAGTGTGGTGGTGCTGACGCCTGGGCGTTTCAACAGCGCGTTCTTTGAGCATGCGTTCCTGGCTCGGGAAATGGGTGTAGAACTGGTGGAAGGCGCCGACCTGTTCGTGCGCGATGACCGTGTGTTCATGCGCACCACCGACGGGCCCAAGGCGGTCGACGTGATTTACCGCCGCCTCGACGACGCGTTCCTCGACCCGCTGGCCTTCAACCCGGATTCCATGCTCGGCGTGCCGGGCCTTCTGGCGGCGTATCGCTCGGGCAATGTGGTACTGGCGAATGCCATCGGCACCGGGGTAGCGGATGACAAATCGGTGTACCCCTTCGTCACCGAGATGATCCGTTTTTACCTGGATGAAGAGCCGATCCTGAAGAACGTTCCGACGTTCCAGTGCCGTAATCCCAGCGAACTGTCCCACGTGCTGGCCAACCTTCCGGAACTGGTGGTGAAGGAAACCCAGGGTTCCGGTGGCTATGGCATGTTGGTCGGCCCGGCAGCCTCGGCGGCGGAAATCGAAGCCTTCCGTGCACGCATCAAGGCCAAGCCACATGCCTACATCGCGCAGCCAACGCTGTGCCTGTCGACCTGCCCGACCTTTGTCGAAAACGGCATCGCCCCACGCCATATCGACCTGCGCCCGTTTGTGCTGCAAGGCAAGGAAACCCGTGTGGTCCCCGGCGGCCTGACTCGTGTGGCGCTGCGGGAAGGCTCGTTGGTGGTCAACTCGTCCCAGGGCGGCGGCACCAAAGACACCTGGGTGGTCGAGGATTGA
- a CDS encoding ribonuclease E inhibitor RraB — protein sequence MSTAYQEDISTNVLRRMKEGGFDFSRFHPIEFYAIFPDEERARRAAGRFRGESLNAQVSARDDGAWYLELSKIMFATYDGIGDFEQDFEAVVEPLGGIIEGWGVKQEVRGLPM from the coding sequence ATGAGCACAGCCTATCAAGAAGACATCAGCACCAATGTGTTGCGCCGCATGAAAGAGGGCGGCTTTGACTTCTCGCGTTTCCACCCCATCGAGTTCTACGCCATTTTCCCGGATGAGGAACGTGCGCGGCGGGCTGCGGGTCGGTTTCGTGGGGAATCCCTGAATGCCCAGGTCAGCGCGCGGGATGACGGCGCCTGGTACCTGGAACTGAGCAAAATCATGTTCGCCACCTACGACGGCATAGGAGACTTCGAGCAGGACTTTGAGGCGGTGGTCGAGCCCTTGGGCGGGATCATTGAGGGATGGGGCGTGAAACAGGAGGTGCGTGGGTTACCCATGTAG